GGCGCTCGGCGCTGCCACGCCGATCGCCGCCGCGTCGCTCATCGGCGTCATGATCACCGCGATCCGGAAGGTGCACGGCAAGAACGGTCCGTGGATCACCGATCGCGGCTGGGAGTACAACGCGGTGATGATCGCGGCGCTGCTCGCCATCGTCGACGGTGGTCCCGGGCCCGTCTCGATCGATGCGCTTAGGCGCAAGTCCTCACGCGGCCCGTTCGCGATGCTCGGCGCTCTCGCCCTCGGCGCTGCGGCATCGACGGTTGCGGTGGAGCTCGGTCGCAACGGCCAGCCGCGTCAGATCGACCTGACCAGCTACGAGCCCAAGCACGCCACGGCCGAAGCCTGACCGTCGGCGAGGCTAGGCCCAGCCGAGTTCGTGCAGCCGGGCGTCGTCGATGCCGAAGTGATGGGCCACCTCATGAACCACTGTCACCCGAACCTGCCGGACCACCTCGTCGAGCGTCCGGCACCGGCGCAGGATCGGTAGCCGGTAGATCGTGATCCGGTCGGGCATCACACCCGCATACGACGTCGTCGCCCGCCGAGTGAGCGGGATGCCCTGATAGAGCCCGAGCAGGTTGGGTGAGGCGCCGAGGTCCTCGACAGCCACTGACACGTTGCTCATCTCACGACGCAAGGGCTCCGGGATCCCCTCCAGCGCCAGCTCGACCAGCGTTCCGAAAGTGTCCTCGTCGACGTCCACCACGCATCCAGTGTGTGGCTGAGATCGCGCCTGGCCTACGGGCATCGGATGCGCGAGCGTCCGATCCGGTTGACTGGGGTCATGTGGTTCGCCCTGGTCGTCGCGATCATCGGCCTGGCCTGCGCGCTCTGGCCGGAAGCCCTCGTCCGCGGCGCCCGGGTCTACCGCGGCGCGATGCCGGAGCGCTCATCGAGGACGGTACGTGCCGCGCGAGCCGCCGGCGGCCTGCTGATCGTCGCCGCGCTGCTTATTGCACTTGCCGAGGGCTGACACCATTCAGGCGTGAGCCAGGTCGCGGAATGGTTGCTCGACCCTGAGGTCGCCTATCTCAACCACGGCGCGTTCGGCGCGCTGCCGCGCCAGGTGTGGGAGGCCGCAGGGGAACTGCGGCTGGAGATGGAGCGGGATCCGGCGGAGCTGCTGATCCGGCAGCTGCCGCGACGCCTCGACGAGGTGCGGGGCCGGTTGTGTGAGCTCCTTCGCGCGGAGGAGGCGGGCGCGGTGTTCGTCGCCAACGCGACGGCTGGGACCGCAACGGTGATCTCCTCACTCGCCGCTCCGTTCGAGGCCGGCGACGAGCTGCTCACGACCGACCACCGCTACGGCGCGATCGCCGCGCAGCTGGAGCGGTCGGCACGGGAGCGAGGCACCACGTCCGTCGTCGCGCACGTGCCGCTCGACGTGACGTCCCCGACCGAGGTCGTTGCAGCGATCACCGAACGGATCACGCCACGAACGAAGCTGCTCGTCGTCGACGGCATCGCGTCGCTGTCCGGGTTCGTGTTCCCGGTTCGCGAGATCGCCGCCGCCGCGCACGAGCTCGGCGTACCGGTCCTCATCGACGCCGCCCACTGCCCCGGACAGGTCGACGTCGACGTGCTCGGATCGGGCGTCGACTTCTGGGTCGGCAACCTCCACAAGTGGATCAACTCGCCGCGCGGCGCGGGGTTCCTCTACGTCGCACCGAGATGGCGTCAGACGATCCGGCCGCAGTCGGCGTCGCACGGCTTCGCCGGCTCGCTGCACGAAGCCTTCGACTGGACCGGCACGTTCGACCCGGTCACGATCCTGGCCGTGCCGGCGGCGCTCGACTTCTGGCAGCGCCACGGCGGGTGGGACGAGGTGCGCGCAACACAGCGCAGCATCGTCGACGACGGTGCCGCCCGCGTCGCGAAGGCGCTCGGCACTGAGGTGGCGATCGCCGACGAGTTCACCGCGGCGATGCGGATCATCGAGCTGCCCAAGGTGTTGGACGCCGACACGGCCCGCTCCCTCGAGACGACTCTCGCCGAGAGCTACCGCATCGAGCTGTCGTTGATGCCGTTGCACGGCAAGAGCTGGGCGCGGGTCTGCGGGCAGATCTACAACGAGCCGAGTGACTACGAGCGTCTCGGCGAGGCTCTGGTGGCGCTACTCCAGACCGAGTAGCCCGTCGATGCCCACGGTCAAGCCCGGTCGGGACGTGACGTTGCGCACCGCGAGCAGTACGCCCGGCATGAACGACTCGCGCGAGAGCGAGTCGTGGCGAATCGTCAACGTCTCTCCGTCACCGCCGAGCAGGACCTCCTGATGAGCGACGAGCCCGGCGAGGCGCACCGCGTGGATCCGCACATCGTTGACGTCGGCGCCCCTCGCGCCGGCGATCTCCTGGGTCGTTGCGTCGGGTGACTTCCGGCCGGCGCGCGCCTCGGCGATCAGCTCCGCGGTACGCCGTGCCGTGCCGCTCGGGGCGTCCACCTTGTTGGGGTGGTGCAGCTCGATGATCTCGACGGAGTCGAAGTACGGCGCCGCAACGGCGGCGAACCGCATCATGAGCACCGCCGCGATCCCGAAGTTGGGAGCGACCAGCACCCCGACGCTCGGCGCGTCGTCGAGCCGGCGGCGAAGCGTTGCCAGCCGGTCCTCGTCGAACCCGGTGGTACCGACCACGCAGTGCAGACCACGTTCGATGCACCACGCGAGGTTGTCCATGACGGCGGCCGGGGTGGTGAAGTCCACAACCACCTCCGCCGCGGTCAGCGGATCGCGCGGGTCGCCGACGTCGACGGCGGCGACGA
The nucleotide sequence above comes from Mycobacteriales bacterium. Encoded proteins:
- a CDS encoding metallopeptidase family protein codes for the protein MVDVDEDTFGTLVELALEGIPEPLRREMSNVSVAVEDLGASPNLLGLYQGIPLTRRATTSYAGVMPDRITIYRLPILRRCRTLDEVVRQVRVTVVHEVAHHFGIDDARLHELGWA
- the dapB gene encoding 4-hydroxy-tetrahydrodipicolinate reductase, with the translated sequence MTKVGVLGAKGRMGAEVCRAVEAASDLTLVAAVDVGDPRDPLTAAEVVVDFTTPAAVMDNLAWCIERGLHCVVGTTGFDEDRLATLRRRLDDAPSVGVLVAPNFGIAAVLMMRFAAVAAPYFDSVEIIELHHPNKVDAPSGTARRTAELIAEARAGRKSPDATTQEIAGARGADVNDVRIHAVRLAGLVAHQEVLLGGDGETLTIRHDSLSRESFMPGVLLAVRNVTSRPGLTVGIDGLLGLE
- a CDS encoding DoxX family protein, with product MNTGRLAARLVIGGLFVGHGLQKLRGSFDGPGIEGTAQMMDQIEMRPAVPHAYAAGVTETAGGAMLALGAATPIAAASLIGVMITAIRKVHGKNGPWITDRGWEYNAVMIAALLAIVDGGPGPVSIDALRRKSSRGPFAMLGALALGAAASTVAVELGRNGQPRQIDLTSYEPKHATAEA
- a CDS encoding aminotransferase class V-fold PLP-dependent enzyme yields the protein MSQVAEWLLDPEVAYLNHGAFGALPRQVWEAAGELRLEMERDPAELLIRQLPRRLDEVRGRLCELLRAEEAGAVFVANATAGTATVISSLAAPFEAGDELLTTDHRYGAIAAQLERSARERGTTSVVAHVPLDVTSPTEVVAAITERITPRTKLLVVDGIASLSGFVFPVREIAAAAHELGVPVLIDAAHCPGQVDVDVLGSGVDFWVGNLHKWINSPRGAGFLYVAPRWRQTIRPQSASHGFAGSLHEAFDWTGTFDPVTILAVPAALDFWQRHGGWDEVRATQRSIVDDGAARVAKALGTEVAIADEFTAAMRIIELPKVLDADTARSLETTLAESYRIELSLMPLHGKSWARVCGQIYNEPSDYERLGEALVALLQTE